The sequence below is a genomic window from Cicer arietinum cultivar CDC Frontier isolate Library 1 chromosome 6, Cicar.CDCFrontier_v2.0, whole genome shotgun sequence.
acaaaaaaaaatatttttaaataaatctctaaactaaaaagtatttttacTTAAGATTAAACGAACACATCCATGACATtctagaaataattttttttttatatcttttttgtcaaaaatctTACAGACTAAAATCACATGTATATATTAAgaaaactttaatattttttttattatttgagttGTATATACGAGAttgtaactatttttttttattaattacttttatatattttagatttttatcaTCCCCACACGCAAATCCCCAATGTGTTCAGAGGAATATTTATCTCGTCTTCGTTGGAAAAATTTAACCATGTACTTGTTGTAGCCGTAGAACCTCTGGATACCGGTAGAAATTGAAATCTTATGATACGATGACTTGTTTCTTTTGTGGGCCATCGAAGGATTCCTCAGACCGATCCAACTTGTGCCCCCTTTCCGCGAAGCAAGCTTAACTTGTTTTTTGCGCTATGTCTTGTCAGCTATCACCTCCATgcctttcttcttcttcttcttctattaataattaagacaaataatttaataaaataaattttttattttttaatatatggaTCTTGATTCACTCTTATTGCGAAATAGAGAAAATAGTACTTTTGGTCTAGACAACAATAATTCATGGCAATGTCAAAGCATCTTTTCCCAACCTTTTTCTGGACGGTCATCAACTCCGTGTGATTCAATGTTTTTGCGCCATCCATTTTGAACGTGACTTCATAACTCTTTTTCGTGATTTTCATCTAACTAATAAATTCAGTGGTGCATGCCTTTTACACGGTTAAATTTGGAAaaccaagataataataaaacgTTTGTGATATGCTTGAAATTATGTATGAGTGGATTatggttattttttattttcttttgaaaggCCTGAATATTTAGACCCTTGACATTGAATATCAAtaagtttttcatttttaccaacaatcttcacttttttttatttatttatgaaaattcctatatgattaaattaattaaaaatatgaatacacTGTGCTTCTGGCCTTCTCTTCCGCCACTCCAAAAAGTCTATGTTACTTGAAAATCAAGTATAAGATTATTCTCTCATatctataatataaatataaattatattaaagaaaATTGATGTGCTTTTGTATATAATAAACTTATTTGATTGTACTTTTGGTTATAtagatcaataaaaataatttttgaaataaccTCATACTTCTCTATCTACTTAAATagtttttactaaaattaaaaatcgtTAAGAATTACACACAAAATCTTACATGAAAATAAAGAATTGTGTCGTCTCTTTAAAAATCTAAATCACGCACAAagacttatatatatttattagttaatttgcCTTGACGGAGGATATTATTTCCAAAAATTTGATGTTGAGATAGTTTACAAACAAAACTTATACTCCTCTAAATCACACATACTCCTTCACAAACGATTCAAAGATAAGACCATTAAAACAATTCAGttatgcttaaaaaaattatttaataaaaatatctctaaaaatattttctatttaataaaaatatctcatattataataatttcaaatatgaaactatttaaattttatctaaaattaatattatctccataaatattaaaataattgagtaaattattgatttaaaaaaattacaaatttagttatattaatttaataaatttttgttctaaagtatctgaaaaatatttttattaaaatatttattatagacTATGaaaaacttaatattaaaatttgaatcatgCTAACAATTACTTTTACActtaataaacaataaaaaaaaaatttgaatgaaataTTTCCCTTTTACATTTTCATAATGTAAATtccacaaatttaaaaaaatgaatgtcTACATTTGCCTTGTTAACATTTACCTTAAAATTTAGCCAGGCGGTTCCAGTATTCCTTGTTGTCCTTGACCAAACAAACAATTTGGCGCCACCTGTTTGAGTTTCACTTATTTTGAActgtaaatatttttgtaagaaaaggaaagaaagcaAAAGCAACGGTGGAGTTTTAAGAAGCTTGATTATGAGTAATGGTCAACATAGTTTACTATAAATACGACCATTTTGTAATCCACTCGTTTATACCTTTGAATGTTATACATTCACGCGTTCTCAATCAATCCATAATCCCTAATCcacaattcaattcaattcaattctcTCACCCTTGTTTTACTGCTACACACTCATGGGTTCTTCTCCAAATTCAAAGCCTAAAATTGTTAGAGGCTCTGCCGGTTATGTTCTCGAAGATGTTCCTCATTTATCCGATTACATTCCAGAATTACCAGTACGTCGTCGTTCTAATTCTTCTCTTTATTCTTTTCTCTTACGCCCCGTTAAAACATGCTTCTTCTCTACTTACCATTAATATCACTGTATTCAATACATATGTAATAATAACAATCATCATtcatcttttcatttttttgcgTTGCTCGCTagttttgtatatatataataatttttgttatttggtgcttcgtaggcttattctaatccactACAAGACCATCCTGCTTATTCAGTAgtcaagtaatttttttatatttcctACTCAGCAACACACTTCTCAtagaatttattatatttaattcattcattttttattttataatttctttttattgatcattttattaatttttttattttttctacttGCCAGGCAATATTTCGTGCACATCGATGACAGTGTTCCTCAAAaggttatattttattttattttgggataaATTTTCGGTTATCTTAAGCAAAATTATGTGCTCCATCATAACGTGGTTTAACTTTTGTCTAAAGGACCATTACTCATCTGATGCATATCCAATCCCATGTATGCGGACAAATTTTGACGTAGTGTTATGGTTTTAAATCGCAGTTCCGGTTAcgctataaatatttatattacgGGAAAATGCGGCCAAATTGCGGCTAGAATGCTCTTGCAGATATTTCAAAATTCGCAATATTACAACTCGTATCATGGTTGTGGACCGCAATTTAAAACGATAATGTGCATCATAATATGTATGAGAGTACTACACTAATAATAATCCAATTAAAACAATACATATGCTGCAAAAACTAAATTTAGATCAATAAGGTTGATCTTATTACTGGtatatcaaatattaatatcatataaGATTCATCTTAATGTTGTATGATAGAAGCGGTGTCTTATAAAGTGTAATGAAATGTTATCACTTATGACAGATAAGAGATAACTACTTGGTGTGGTTTAAGTTCAATTCAAAAGATCTTTAAACACTATAACTTCCTTTAGGACAATGCAAGTTAAAACAGTGGTCCAAGATTTTCTGATAAAGAGGTTCTTTTAAAGTTGCAGGAATACCAGTCGCAACTTAGGCACAATTACATTTATTTATGtagtttattatttatttctcttttcgTTTTACAGATTATTGCTAACAAAGATAGTCCGAGAGGGACACATTTTCGGCGTGCCGGACCTCGTCAAAGGGTATGCAACACAAGTTTCCATGCGTGTGAATTTATATGTTTAGGCCCCCTGCGTTTATTTTATGAAAGTATAATTAAATTGGATATTCAGGTATATTTCGAACCAGATGAAGTTCAGGCTGCTATAGTGACATGTGGGGGTTTATGCCCTGGACTCAACACCGTTATTAGGGAGTTAGTATGTGGATTATACCATATGTATGGTGTCAAGAAAATTTTGGGAATCAGTGTAAGTGAATCTTGAAACAAAAGCATTTGTTTAGATTTCATACAAGTGAAGACATAATaatgaacaaaataaaaaataatgcaatTACAAATGCACAGAGTTATGCTTTTTTGTTAGTTTATTAGTCTCATGACTAAAAAGTTGTTGTATTGTGATGTGAAGGGAGGATACAAGGGCTTCTATGCTCACAATACAATCCCTCTAACTCCTAAAACCGTAAATGATATACACAAGCGCGGCGGAACTATCCTTGGTTCCTCGCGAGGTGGACATGACACCACTAAAATAGTCGACAGTATTCAAGATAGGGGAATCAATCAGGTCtgcatttttttctatttattactAGAACATATATAATATCATCTTGACATGTTGTATTGTACTATGCAGTATATACATCAGACTTAACATATTCAGCAAAATAAAGATTTTTATAACAACTTAGTCAATTTCAGGTTTATATAATAGGAGGAGATGGAACTCAGAGGGGTGCATATAGAATTTTTGAGGTATATAAATAACCATGAGAATATTGAATACTTTTAGGCATAGGAATATAAATGAGTTTTTCACAATTATTCATTTGCAATCTAtgaaattaatttcatcaaaatagcaATTTGTTTAACAACACTTTCCTGATTATCCTCGCAGGAAATTAGAAAACGTGGCCTCAAGGTTGCAGTTGTAGGAATCCCCAAAACCATAGATAACGATATTCCGGTATATCTCTCTGTCTTCCAATTGAAATAGATTGAATCCGTTTATTGCTTGCAACCAGACAGCATGGTTAACATTTAGATGGTTTTCTGTTGTCTCTGGCTGAATAGGTTATTGACAAGTCCTTTGGCTTTGACACGGCTGTTGAGGAGGCTCAACGTGCTATAAATGCAGCTCATGTTGAAGCTGAAAGTGTTGAAAACGGCATAGGTGTTGTCAAGCTGATGGGACGGTACAGTGGTAAGTATCCTGATATCTTGTAATGCCTCCACTTATCAGCTTCCTTAACATCAATCATCTAGTAATACTATATCTTGTTTCTTACTAGACCTGAAGAAGCATATTAGATGGAAATTAGTCTCCTGCTTTTGCCTCCACTTATTTCTTATCAGCAAGAATActattgaatatataaaaaatcatgcCAGTAGAAAAATATGAGTAAGACACAGACTTCTTACAAAACATTTCTGGGTTCAGTACAATGTGAATCATTATGTCATTTAAAGACTCTAAAAgaatacttttaaatataaaataaatcatgcCAGTAGAAAAATTTGAGTAAGACACGGACTTCTTAGAGAATACTTTTGGGTTCAGTACAATGTAAATCATTATGTCATTTAACAGACTCTAAAAGTATGTAACCAACAATAATACAAACCGGCTAATATCGTGTCAATCAACTCTTTTGTTGATGTAGTTATCAAGCTTGAGAGTCCTTCATATATACTTTATTTTGGGTACATGGTGCAGGATTTATTGCAATGTATGCTACTCTTGCGAGTCGGGATGTGGATTGTTGCTTAATTCCGGAGACACCCTTTTACCTTGAAGGTCCAGGTGGACTTTTTGAGTTTGCAGAGAAAAGACTAAAAGAAAATGGCCACATGGTTATTGTGATTGCTGAAGGAGCAGGACAGGAACTTGTTTCTGAGAGCATCCAAGCCATGCAGAAGCAGGATGCTTCCGGAAACAAACTTCTTCAAGATGTTGGGCTATGGATATCACAGAAGTTGAAGGTGTTGATTATAGTTTATTCTGTTTGTGCTGGTTATTATCtcaatgtcatttttaattgtattattctCTTGATTTATTTCTGGAATACAGATTGAAATTTGACATGTTTGTATCCTTACATAAGAGCCGTGTCCATTTATTTAGGCTATGATTACCTGCTAATCTGTCCAGTCCTTCACCTACTACCCCTACCTATACTAGTTTGCATGTTTGAAAGAAACATCAGTGTCcgttttgatgaatttttaaatgttttatgttattTCTGATTCTCAATTAAAGATTTCAATGTGAAGCCTTATGAAAAGTTGTACTAAAGAAGCATTTCTATTTCCATATGCATCCAATTATATCTCACTATTAAGCATCATTGTTATATTAGTTCCTAAAATATTTCCATAAATATCTTTGGGTGAGATGTCATTGGATGCATATATAAAACTTCATAAATATCTTTGGGTGAGATGTCATTGGATGcatatataaaacttttttggACTGTCAATGCATATCAATTCAACTCTTTTGTAATTGAAGAACATCTATGAATGTATTATACTTGAGCATTTTCTGATGTTGCAGGATTATTTTGCTAACCAGAAGACAATGGGTATAACTCTCAAATATATAGGTTGGTAAAGATGAAAACTAAAGATGTTAGTATGCTAAAAGAACCAATATCCgaaatatcaattatttccCTTTCTTTTTCTAATTGACAGATCCTACCTATATGATTCGAGCTGTTCCAAGCAATGCTTCTGACAACGTATACTGCACACTTCTTGCTCAAAGTGCTGTTCATGGAGCAATGGCAGGTT
It includes:
- the LOC101491465 gene encoding ATP-dependent 6-phosphofructokinase 3-like, with translation MGSSPNSKPKIVRGSAGYVLEDVPHLSDYIPELPAYSNPLQDHPAYSVVKQYFVHIDDSVPQKIIANKDSPRGTHFRRAGPRQRVYFEPDEVQAAIVTCGGLCPGLNTVIRELVCGLYHMYGVKKILGISGGYKGFYAHNTIPLTPKTVNDIHKRGGTILGSSRGGHDTTKIVDSIQDRGINQVYIIGGDGTQRGAYRIFEEIRKRGLKVAVVGIPKTIDNDIPVIDKSFGFDTAVEEAQRAINAAHVEAESVENGIGVVKLMGRYSGFIAMYATLASRDVDCCLIPETPFYLEGPGGLFEFAEKRLKENGHMVIVIAEGAGQELVSESIQAMQKQDASGNKLLQDVGLWISQKLKDYFANQKTMGITLKYIDPTYMIRAVPSNASDNVYCTLLAQSAVHGAMAGYTGFTSGLVHGRQTYIPFNRITEGQNTVVITDRMWARLLSSTNQPSFLMAKTVIEEKKEEEEEEEEEAAAASNQ